A stretch of DNA from Solenopsis invicta isolate M01_SB chromosome 5, UNIL_Sinv_3.0, whole genome shotgun sequence:
ATTCTTCGATATCCTCATTTCATCAAATTCATGaggcattaaaatttttttcttctttccgtCTTGCTTATACGCGGCTGTTTTCGTCATGCTATCTTTCTCGACATTCAAATTAGcctttattagatttttatattcgTTACCCCCTTTGGATTTGCATTTTGGCAATGTCACATCAAAGTTCCTCTCGAATACTGCTACAAAAAACCCATTACAAAAATCATCATCTGGTTTTGAATACAAACATGTATCCCCGCAGTTGTATTTCGCTGAGCTGAAgtttttccaattatttttgaGCAATTGTCTAACTGGTAACAAACGATAAGCGTTACCAATATCGGCGAGAACTTCGTCTATCACTTCCTCATTCTCCTCGGGATGTAAAGAACATGTACTGTAAATTATTCTCTTTGCATTTGGAAAATTAAACAGCGCATATCTAAGAAGATAAACTTGAAAGGATTGTAGATTTTGCAAACGCTCTAATTCAGGTTTACCATCCATATCGCTCTGTTTTGGTCGGTCGACAAtgcctttaataaaaattgtaaaattatattaaattatgtctGCGTATCTTAGAGTACAGATTAAATAATTGCTTTAGTAAATGTGTTCTGTGAAaataagaagataaaaattcataaaaagaatcatttctcatttttctaCTTTGTTCCTTGGAACGACTGCTCTTTGAATTAAACTtgaatttgattcaatttatattattagaaaGGATGCGAAAAGACTCGTACCTGATCCAGAACAAGGTGGATCGACTAGAATATATTCCACATGTGAATATAGCTTTGGATCGAGTGTCAAGGCATCTTGATTGAGAGATTCCACACAAGAGGAATGAGTCTTTTTTATCTGACTGACTAAAATTTCAAATCTCTTAGCATCAATCTCCACGGCATAAACTTTcctatttaaaaacaatttatattactatttaaactttaattattttacttaaattaattaattaattaaatataattgtataaaaaaaacgtcaaatgtttcataaattttttgaatttcatcATTCGAATATagcgaaaatattaaaaaacagatTGCATACCCGCAATTTTGTAGTTTTGCTGCTACATGAGTAGCTTTCATGCCGGGTGCGGCGCACATGTCCAACACAACGGAACCACGAACAGGATCTAACAAATGTACTGGGAAGCAACTAGCCTGAATaagataagatttaaaaattattaaatacatccTACTAAtcattgattaaatattattggtGCTAATTTATGTACTATTGTGTAaatggataaaaatattttttaatgacactTGGTCTACTAAAATTTCCTAAGATAGTTAAGTAAAGGTAAactaatacattaaataattgaaaaaattgtccCACATACATTAAGAAccaattagttttataaatatttgataacattaaaacgatacaaactgtaaaaaaatatctatcaaTGTACAGATAGAAAAGATCTTATTATTTACCTTATCCTGAAGAATAAGTTCGCCATTTCTATAGCCGTTGTGTTCGTGGAAAAGTGTCGAGGATGGAAAAACCAATATTTCTGGTATATGCAAATCTTGTATAAAATATGGTTTTGATAATTGTGATAAAGATCGTAGATATGAAGAATATGTTGTACTTCTGGATAGTAATTGCCATCCATCCTCCTGAAAGATGGAAATGGCTTTTTCCACTGATAATAGAAGAGTATTGATACGGACGTATCTAGGTTTTATCACTGCAAAaaagaagtaaagaaaaatggtcAATTCTTTTATACGTAAGCAAGGAAAGTGGTGAGTAGGAAGGAAAAATCTGACCTAATGacagaagagaaaaaaataaaataatatttgtttgatgTAGCAAACATGTatgtattgtgtgtgtgtgtgtatgtacaaatttatttatagaaacaaAACATCATTATTTTATAGCAGCATGCACGCGCACGAGTATGCACACAATTTTATTAAGAtagtttacatttaattaaagagaaatcaaatctacataaaaaatcaagtttgatttaaattgtacgaccaaaatatataaactcatttttttatatcaagtttTAGTTGCCAGTTTACTTTCCAGTATTTTTCACTATGTAAAATcagaaatgtataatttttatataaaatgagaaTCTGTGTTTCAACATAAGTATGCAAGTTTCaaataatgtatacaaaaaaCTAACATTTCCATTTGACATTTTacgacaaagaaaaatttttttatttcatgtatcgTGGAACATGGAGCAAAATAACGATGTCATCTTTTGAAAGGGATTTGGAGGTCACACGTAttgactttttaaaataaaatactataatctttgttattattttattaagtaaagaTTGTTcatcataatatataatctttatttatacatatatctatatttacATCTTTCTTATTAAACTTAtgaaatttatcataatatatacatgtacacaaaCACACACTTTAAGTAAGAAAAAGTGCTCGTTCCTTTAAAcacgaaaaatatttgatatttagcaaattttcttttatttaaaaagagaaaactattttttaatcagTTTTCTTATTTAAACTCTCTTTGGATTTTATTCCAACTTCATCTTCGCTTTGTTCCTTTTCCTCAACAGATTCATTTAAAGCTTGATACGCGtaacaagaaataattaaattgactgTGACAACAGCAGCCAGGACAGAAACGTAATTAATCACAGCGGTATCAGTCTGAAATTCTAGTATCATGAAACGTTGTATTCCAAAGAAGGCAGCAAACGGCAAAGTAAACATGGCAATGCTATAGAGGAACAATGTTCCCAGTACCGTTGCCGGACCCATCGCGCACTCGTACTACTTTATTTCGCAAATCGATTGCTGCCGACAGGATTCGCTTTGAAAATCTTGCAGCTTCCCGAAACTTCCTAGGGTCTGAACCGTTTGTCGTTTGTTCTGTCGACTGGACAATATTCTGCAGTTGCGAATGATCAGGACCATGAAGGAGAATGCCTTTACCGTGCTTACGAAGAGAGCTCTCCGAAATCGAATCTCTGCAAAATGAAAAATGCAAGCATGCGGTGATTATTAAGCACAATTACCTTTTTCTTTATCAACAACGAGGGTTTCTACGTGGGCGAGATTCTTGAATTCTTCTCGTAACTTGTTTTCATAAGCCAGAACAGTTAAAACTGGCTTGGAACCGCTCTTCAGGCATCCCTTGCGCCACAAAAGCTCCGTTATGAGAACTCTGGCTAACCAAGGATCTAAACGCGGTTGTTCCCTTAGAATTTGGGTCTTGTCGAGCAGTTGGTCTAACTGAGGTAGCGCTCGTAAGGTATTCACCGAAAGACCGTATATTCCGGCTACATTCTAAATCGTACACGATCGGAATTACATTCTTATGACAATTACGTGTAACACCTAAGTTTATACTACAACAACGTTAACGTATAAAGACCGGATCTACTCTTTGAATCGATCTCGGTGATGCTTTCTGGACGATCGTTCGTTTTATACTTACGGGATGTTTCTTCTCGTAAATCAAAGTTTTCAAGCTGGCACCATCCTCTCGTACACGGCGTACGATATTGGCTGTGCACTTGTAAATACGTGGGACCGTAACGGAATGTACAAATTCATTCGACATATTATGGATTTCAggatatagaaaaattatatttttaatcgacAAGATAAATCAATAATCAATAATCGATAAACCGTTGCAAATATGAAACTGAAAATCACACGCAAACCATTGAAGGCACGCCACGCGCCAAATTAATCATTGATACAAGTTGCACCCAGTTTCACCACTCACACCCTCCATAATTCGCTTCTGCTCCTATCGCTGTCCGCTACTGCATTCCGCGCACGCTAAACGCGACGACCGATGAGCGATATCCAATGATCCAATGAGAGTTCGTAATACATCGCCATATTAGAGAAAGCACTACTTTTATTGGATACCGCTCATCGCGTTCCAAACAAACTTGCGTAGCTGCGTAACCATATGCTTAAGAAAAATGATTGGTCCATTTTAGTAAGTGCATAAAGCTCAATTCAAACTGCACGCGGCAAGCGGCAAGCGGTAAGCGGCAAGCGTCGAGCAGCAGCCAATCAATGAAGTTTGCTGTTCGACACTTGCCACTCACTTGTGCACATAGcattatgcagctatgcaagttTATCTGGATAGATCCCAACAGATTACAAAGTATAATAATggttcaattattattatttttacattaaaaaaagttgtttatattgcatttaatttttttgggaTAACCAAGGTTAGGTTTCCAAACATCCTTTTCAAGGAAAATCTTTGGTTTATGCAGCTAATAACTACTAACTACTTGTACCGGAACTGTTAAGAAATTGaacaatcatagtcgattattcttctataaatcgattatgattggctaATTTCTACCGGTTTCGGCACAAATTAACGGTCATTGCATGCACAAACCAATTTTTAAGATTGGTTCATAATAGCCGCAACCGTAAAAAATTAGCCAATCAtgattgatttataaaagattagtcgactatgattggtgaattttttacaataacggCTATTATTAGTCCAAGTATATAGCatacgttacgtatactatatcgactaaaatttttctcggagaAGATGTTTTGAGATGTAGCTTATTTTTGTGACAGAAATTACGCCACTTGTGACAAACAATTGTCTATTTTTTTGATGGAAAGCACCCTAAGCACCATTCAAATGCGATTGGTTTGTATCTTTAGATTTAGCGAATTAGATTCGAGTGCAAATTAGTTGTCGAACGCGCCCATTATTCAAGGACCGCCATTTGCACGCGCCATCTGGCACTCGCTGCTCGCGGTTAAGTATCACGTATATCGTGAGTTCAGAGTTTCCTCTCGTAGAAGACGAGATTACTATCGTTGGCGTTGTATCGAGGTTGACCGAGGTGCAACGGATCTCGTGAGCATTGGTGAGCACGTCTCTCTGTTTTTGGCAGCTTTGAGGTTGAGATTTGTTTCGCTTGACAAAGCGAACTCCACCTAACCTGATCTCTAAACTTGATTCGGTTAGTCAATTCTTTTACGGAATATCACCGAATCAACTTAACGATTGCTAATCGTAGACTCCTATGATAATATTTCTTGGCAATTGATCATAGAATTTTAACagactattatttttatgtatacttttctaagaaagagaggggagagatgtagagagagagagagaaagagagagtctgCCACGATTGATCGAGGAGCACCACCTTGACAATCTTAAAATTTGTGATCAAAATTTGCAGAGAAATAAACTCCGTTTAGTCTCTTGTTTTCTATGTATGCTCTATATACGTTACAGTAATTAACatagaaacacatttttaatatgCAACCATATACATTCTATTTTTGAAACTAAATGTATGAAACTCAGGTGAAACTATGGTACTAATGATTTTGTTTGATTGTTTCAAAGTTGCGGTATGTGTACAAAGGAAAAAGCAATTGTATGCTACAAATTACAGAATGGACAGCTATAATACTGTAATTGGCACTAGATTCTTCAATGATTAAGGTATTTTATTctgttgtaaatattttaataagtgaaAGATATCtagttttgtatttattttttttacatttttataccgCTAATAGTATCATCTCAGGTATAAGTGAAGACATGTATCTTGAGCAAAGAAGTAGAAAATATTGGATACCGAGGTAAATGTTGCCACATGTTACAGAACAAGTACAAGCGATTCTAaagaacaagaagaaaaagaacaaGATGTCGAATCCTGAGACCAGCAAGCGCGATCACAATTACAGTGAATCGAAACCTGAACATGCCAACAATGGTACCAGTAATGCTGCTAAGGTATCCAAAACAGGATCTGTCGTAGGTCAAATTCGAGATATCGACGAGCTGAAAAAGATTGCACCACGCGTCCGTCTACCAGATACCGAGAGCTTGAACGAGTTAACAAGGATTTCATCCCTGAGTAACAAGTCGCAGAAGAGCGATGCATCCGTTCTGGAAAGAACGCGGCAAGAACTGAGAAAATACTGTCGCACCTGTGCTGGCTTAAAATTGCCCTTGGTACGtgctttctattttttcttttttctaatcaGTGGTCTTTTATagtttgaatttaattttattaatcaaaacgggaaaatgaattaaatgaaaatagattagtaaacaaaatataaataaacaggtaaaaattgaataattaaaattgaaaaggaGAAATATTGTAGTAGATGGATCGATTTGTGTGTTTTAAGAaggttaaaaatttgaaacaaaatttattttacttttatattatcatgatttttattttattttattttatctatcgATTATTATCCATTATTATTAGCATTCtgttgatataattattaatttgattattactGGTTACCTTTATATCGTTACGTTTAACCATTGTATCAATTGTGCCACAGCTGCACTCACTATCGATTCGTATATTATAGGTGGATATATTTAGTGAGAAGGGCATCAAATTGCGATTGAGTCAGCAAATTAAGCATCTCGAAGTGAATCCTTACGATAGTCTCTCCACACAGATGTGCATGGATTGTATCTGCGACCTTAGAatgagttataaattttttatgcagaTAAAAAAAGCTGAGGTAAAACTCAAATCTATCCATGTTAATCTCACGACTGATAATGCCACGAAGATGGTAACGTTGACCGACAAGCCAATTTTAACAACAAATGAGAAAAAGCATCCATCTTATTCAggtattcatttttttctccatgcatttttttaaattcttttttacacGTGTCAACTCGTAGTAAATATACGCATGAAGTATGAAGGAAGAAGACTCGACTAGAGTTGTGTTCCTGCACTGCGATAAAAGTCTATAGTTTACGTTaaatatactatagattttcagtgtTGACAGTGAATCTCTGAACGTAGCCTTGATAACGCGCGAACCGAAAAAGCTTCCTTCGATTCGTGATCCCCAATTGAGAGGCAGTCCACTCAATGAAATAATCTGATAGTCTGATCTGTGTGGACACCATTTGCAATTAACCTTACCTTACTCAATCAACCAGGCTTTTTAGCTCAGTTTGTTTACTTGTGgctgtatacatttatatcacGAAATAACACGTTGGATACGTAAATATACCAccaaaaaaatggaaaaaaagctTTAGAGTTAAAAAGAAGCCTTTTTAAAACTCACGCGGAAAAACTGTTCAATAATTGGCGTGAGGATGGAATTGTTGCAGAAGGCTTTATTGAAGcctattgggattttaactatggccgcctTCTTCTTCTTAGACAATTTGGCACCCGCTTCTGAATTAATTCACCAGAAACGTTACGGCCATCCCTCGAGCAAAATAGTAGAATTCAAAGCTCAAAGACAGCAACGCTAACCCGGCGGCtgattgtgatgcaatcgacgattagaaaaaaataacagtatCGGGCGAACACGTCTGAACACGTAAACGACCCCAAACGGACTCAACTATGGCCACCTCAATGAGGATTTTCCACGTCTGTGTTCATACTGCACACTCATTTGAGAGTATGAATATAGACGTGGAAAATCCTCATTGAGGTGGacatagttaaaatcccaattgCACAATGAAAAACAATTGGAACAACGGCCAATAGTTTTTAACCAATCAGAAGCCACGAAAAATATCTGTGAACCAATCAGAAGTTGCGAAATGTATTGCCTGTTATTATTCCCCGTCGGAATTAAACAAAGAGGCTGATGAGTCTTTCAAAGGCACTAAGGCCCGGTTGTTCTATCTTTTGGTAAATATCAAAGGTGGAACAAGCGTGCCAAAGATACGAGTGTTTTTTTCTGGTACGCCATTTTTagtccctcccccctcccccccacttctaattctaattctcaGTTGAACGGCGAGGCGAGGTAGCGAAAGGGCAAGAAGCGAGGGAAAACACTAAAAATTGCAAATCATAGGAATTGATAGAAATACCTATATCTTTAATGCCCTAGTCTTTCGttttctgtctctttctatCAGCTAACGCGTTCGTGATTGACTCTTCTATTCTAGATATATAATCTCTTTGGCCTCACGTCACTGCTTAGAAAATGGCATCTCTATATGGAAAAAGCTGTTCCGTTCAGTGGACTGCCTCTCAATTGGAGGTCACAAATCGGGAATCCTTTCCGTTTCAGGGAATTGAGTCTCCTCCTTCTTACTTTAtgattatacattatatatggATTTATTCTTGTATATCTTTGATAGCTACttatgttactattttttaaaaataaagttctctTTTATTCTCCAGAAACAAAGCAGGAATTCCAATTATTCCCCCCAATCCAACAAAATCTATCTTTATCGTCTACGAAGCATGAAAACCAAACGACTGAAGATCAAGCAAACGACTCTGTCCCCAAAATCTGTGCTATCTTTTCCTTGAAAAACGAATCAAAGGTGAATTCTgaaaaggagaaggagaagaggaagaaagaagaagaagaagaagaaggggaggaagtggaggaggaagaggaggaggaacaAGTGATACAGATAGGAGGAGGGATATTCGAGGAAGTGGCAGAGGGAGAGGATGAAGAATCTATCGAGGAATTTGATCCCGAAGATCCTGCGCTGTTGGAAGAAGACGATGAAAAAGAAGAAGTACCGTCAAGATCACCCGCAACCGTCTACAAGTATGATATGGCGGCAAAATCTTACGTGAAGGTGGAAGGAAGTGAGGAGGGAGTTTCCATGAAATCTGAACTCTCTCAGACTTCAGAGGGCGAAGGAGAAAATCCAAGAGAGGGAATGAGGCAGCCaaacattttgaaaagaaaactgGTAATGCCAACGATAACGACGAAGAACGAAGGAGAGGATGATGTACAAAACGTAGTAAAGGAGCACAAGGTGCAAAAGTTGGATACAAACAATCTCTTGAATAATCCTCCCGAAGAGGATGGAATTATGTACGTAACTGTGAAAGGATCCAAGCCTAATGAGATTCTTCTGGTAAAGGTACGAGAGagaaatatgttgaaaattgcatcaaattgattaaaatttaataaattttttaaatatatttttgcttcCTTCAACTTTgacattttttacttaattttttacattttattaagaatttatctctttgattttttttcttttcactcgtttttacacaaattatttatgctacatcttacattttattttgttctcttATCAATTTGTCACTCTTATCACGCGTACTcgataaatttcattattttcgtcCTGTGTTTTCaaacacaatatttacaatataattacatatcaCTTTCAGGTCAAGAAAATGGACAAACCCGTGGAAGCCAAGCGTGCGATAACTTCCACTGATTTCAAGCCTGTTGAACGTTTTCTCAAACGTTACGAAACGCTTACATCGAAGGATTTCTCATCTCGACGTTCCGATGCTCGCGAGCAAATAATTGAGGAACAAATcgaagaatataaaaagaagCGAGAAAAAGTGCTTGGTCAGAAGCGAGAAAAAGATCTTGGAGGTCAGTCGGTAATAACGTTCACCGTGAATGAAATGCAAAAGGAAGTAAAAGTAGAAGACATTTCTGCCAAGGTAAACTTGAGTGCCGACTCGAAGGCAGAAGAAGAAACGACAGTTTTGAAGGAAGAGGATGAAGAGAGAGAAGTggagaagaaggaagagaagatgAAAGAAGAGGATGAAAGAATTGACGAAGGTGAAGAAAAAGTCAATGATAACACGGAGGAATATCTCTCAAAGTTATCAAGATTAAAACTAAAGTCGGAAGAGACGAAGCGGAAAAGGGAAAGTTTGCAGAAGAAACCGGACGAATCATACAACGACGAGAATTTGGAGAAATTAGTAAAAGTTTTGGGGGAAAAGGAAAAGATGCAGGTAAATGAAATTTCGTTAATAGACGCTATTAAGGCTTCAATTCGATTcgtcttatttatttttctgtcgTCAATCGTCTTCAAGGAAGTCTTCATTCGAATCATCCGGGTCCATCTCGCGTATACGATTctttattctaatttaattgccattccaatgtaatttttttaaatttgttatttctattcTCTCGCTCAATTTTTTTCCCGCATTCTAGGAATTTCAAGAATACTTGAAGCAGCGTAAAATCGTTCTTACTCGTCTCAAGGACGAGGACATAATCTCTCTCTACGAAGATCGTTTCTCCACCACTTTAAAATCGCTCCCTAAATTGTTGCCAGACCTTATCGACACTCAACCTCCTATCGATCCTCTTTCCGAAGAGCGCTATTTGGAATGCGATTACTGTACCGAAACTTTCTCCAACCGCGATGTCCTCGAGGAACATCTCAAGTCCCACGACTACCGTATCCTTCATTGTTGCGACGACTGCGGAGAAGAATTTCAAACCAATAAGGCGAAAAGAAATCATAACGTAATTTGCGAGAGAAAATTGATTTGCAAATATTGCGACATAATTCTGGATTCGAGAGGAAAAAAACGTCAACACGAGCAGAAACACGTCGATGCCCTTTACGGTCAACTTTGCGACATTTGTGGAGAAAGATTCAAACACCAAGGAACTCTGGATCAACATTTGAAAACGCAACACACAAGTTTAGAGAAGATTTATCAGTGTCCAAAGTGTCcaaaaaaatttgctttcaaacaaaaattgagTTTTCATTTAAAATCTGTTCATACGACTCTAAGAGCATATCTTTGCGAGGATTGTGGTGCGGATTTTAAAAATCCTGCAAGCTTGAGACATCATAGAATTAGAA
This window harbors:
- the LOC105205622 gene encoding 28S rRNA (cytosine-C(5))-methyltransferase, giving the protein MSNEFVHSVTVPRIYKCTANIVRRVREDGASLKTLIYEKKHPNVAGIYGLSVNTLRALPQLDQLLDKTQILREQPRLDPWLARVLITELLWRKGCLKSGSKPVLTVLAYENKLREEFKNLAHVETLVVDKEKVIKPRYVRINTLLLSVEKAISIFQEDGWQLLSRSTTYSSYLRSLSQLSKPYFIQDLHIPEILVFPSSTLFHEHNGYRNGELILQDKASCFPVHLLDPVRGSVVLDMCAAPGMKATHVAAKLQNCGKVYAVEIDAKRFEILVSQIKKTHSSCVESLNQDALTLDPKLYSHVEYILVDPPCSGSGIVDRPKQSDMDGKPELERLQNLQSFQVYLLRYALFNFPNAKRIIYSTCSLHPEENEEVIDEVLADIGNAYRLLPVRQLLKNNWKNFSSAKYNCGDTCLYSKPDDDFCNGFFVAVFERNFDVTLPKCKSKGGNEYKNLIKANLNVEKDSMTKTAAYKQDGKKKKILMPHEFDEMRISKNTVEVIVPEIKSGVKTKKNKKEVEKMDASSDLCSFNRELTSNESKDIQNKTLKDMETRKSRKKRKLKDKNVLKIKKDKKMVEADYDEEQQNSETKIELSKIKEEKRMKIKK
- the LOC120357786 gene encoding uncharacterized protein LOC120357786, whose amino-acid sequence is MGPATVLGTLFLYSIAMFTLPFAAFFGIQRFMILEFQTDTAVINYVSVLAAVVTVNLIISCYAYQALNESVEEKEQSEDEVGIKSKESLNKKTD
- the LOC105205836 gene encoding uncharacterized protein LOC105205836 isoform X1; its protein translation is MLPHVTEQVQAILKNKKKKNKMSNPETSKRDHNYSESKPEHANNGTSNAAKVSKTGSVVGQIRDIDELKKIAPRVRLPDTESLNELTRISSLSNKSQKSDASVLERTRQELRKYCRTCAGLKLPLVDIFSEKGIKLRLSQQIKHLEVNPYDSLSTQMCMDCICDLRMSYKFFMQIKKAEVKLKSIHVNLTTDNATKMVTLTDKPILTTNEKKHPSYSETKQEFQLFPPIQQNLSLSSTKHENQTTEDQANDSVPKICAIFSLKNESKVNSEKEKEKRKKEEEEEEGEEVEEEEEEEQVIQIGGGIFEEVAEGEDEESIEEFDPEDPALLEEDDEKEEVPSRSPATVYKYDMAAKSYVKVEGSEEGVSMKSELSQTSEGEGENPREGMRQPNILKRKLVMPTITTKNEGEDDVQNVVKEHKVQKLDTNNLLNNPPEEDGIMYVTVKGSKPNEILLVKVKKMDKPVEAKRAITSTDFKPVERFLKRYETLTSKDFSSRRSDAREQIIEEQIEEYKKKREKVLGQKREKDLGGQSVITFTVNEMQKEVKVEDISAKVNLSADSKAEEETTVLKEEDEEREVEKKEEKMKEEDERIDEGEEKVNDNTEEYLSKLSRLKLKSEETKRKRESLQKKPDESYNDENLEKLVKVLGEKEKMQEFQEYLKQRKIVLTRLKDEDIISLYEDRFSTTLKSLPKLLPDLIDTQPPIDPLSEERYLECDYCTETFSNRDVLEEHLKSHDYRILHCCDDCGEEFQTNKAKRNHNVICERKLICKYCDIILDSRGKKRQHEQKHVDALYGQLCDICGERFKHQGTLDQHLKTQHTSLEKIYQCPKCPKKFAFKQKLSFHLKSVHTTLRAYLCEDCGADFKNPASLRHHRIRKHQPVGNKRECQVCRKLVPFYSLSKHMHTHKAYSIQCPHCDKMFKNSSTLKQHVKIHEDQRQYRCDTCGVGFNRRDGLRLHMRVHEKTGSRGLKECSCQVCGEKFPNHSTLVIHRNREHKDGRQYTCHICNRSMISTRSLEWHMSHIHNELMPGVTRDEKKRVSCYHCNKTFKTELILRTHIKNTHMEKDPLKCTDCEAIFTSEVRLRHHMMVVHNRLEGTLACPHCPKRFVNQLRLKTHMISHSEERPYTCEICGFNLKTKIQLLKHHQNRHSDERPLQCRYCPWRCKQVSALVCHERTHTNERPYSCSVCRQRFKYLGDKNKHERRHESLGGSGFKRIVPGRNVKSKRQTGDTSGSEHEQKDSTSRQDMQLIEEQYEEQQEGQYDEKFSEEQIVKFEQVKFEAQEEYGEVYEQEYEESSREASEATEVIMNMEDSNVYTEEVTADNIESGAEIITDEIMTNDILQSGATVMQLQRKNSGEIQVIPVVLSLPDLTDTNEVNLATASIMYNN
- the LOC105205836 gene encoding uncharacterized protein LOC105205836 isoform X2, whose protein sequence is MSNPETSKRDHNYSESKPEHANNGTSNAAKVSKTGSVVGQIRDIDELKKIAPRVRLPDTESLNELTRISSLSNKSQKSDASVLERTRQELRKYCRTCAGLKLPLVDIFSEKGIKLRLSQQIKHLEVNPYDSLSTQMCMDCICDLRMSYKFFMQIKKAEVKLKSIHVNLTTDNATKMVTLTDKPILTTNEKKHPSYSETKQEFQLFPPIQQNLSLSSTKHENQTTEDQANDSVPKICAIFSLKNESKVNSEKEKEKRKKEEEEEEGEEVEEEEEEEQVIQIGGGIFEEVAEGEDEESIEEFDPEDPALLEEDDEKEEVPSRSPATVYKYDMAAKSYVKVEGSEEGVSMKSELSQTSEGEGENPREGMRQPNILKRKLVMPTITTKNEGEDDVQNVVKEHKVQKLDTNNLLNNPPEEDGIMYVTVKGSKPNEILLVKVKKMDKPVEAKRAITSTDFKPVERFLKRYETLTSKDFSSRRSDAREQIIEEQIEEYKKKREKVLGQKREKDLGGQSVITFTVNEMQKEVKVEDISAKVNLSADSKAEEETTVLKEEDEEREVEKKEEKMKEEDERIDEGEEKVNDNTEEYLSKLSRLKLKSEETKRKRESLQKKPDESYNDENLEKLVKVLGEKEKMQEFQEYLKQRKIVLTRLKDEDIISLYEDRFSTTLKSLPKLLPDLIDTQPPIDPLSEERYLECDYCTETFSNRDVLEEHLKSHDYRILHCCDDCGEEFQTNKAKRNHNVICERKLICKYCDIILDSRGKKRQHEQKHVDALYGQLCDICGERFKHQGTLDQHLKTQHTSLEKIYQCPKCPKKFAFKQKLSFHLKSVHTTLRAYLCEDCGADFKNPASLRHHRIRKHQPVGNKRECQVCRKLVPFYSLSKHMHTHKAYSIQCPHCDKMFKNSSTLKQHVKIHEDQRQYRCDTCGVGFNRRDGLRLHMRVHEKTGSRGLKECSCQVCGEKFPNHSTLVIHRNREHKDGRQYTCHICNRSMISTRSLEWHMSHIHNELMPGVTRDEKKRVSCYHCNKTFKTELILRTHIKNTHMEKDPLKCTDCEAIFTSEVRLRHHMMVVHNRLEGTLACPHCPKRFVNQLRLKTHMISHSEERPYTCEICGFNLKTKIQLLKHHQNRHSDERPLQCRYCPWRCKQVSALVCHERTHTNERPYSCSVCRQRFKYLGDKNKHERRHESLGGSGFKRIVPGRNVKSKRQTGDTSGSEHEQKDSTSRQDMQLIEEQYEEQQEGQYDEKFSEEQIVKFEQVKFEAQEEYGEVYEQEYEESSREASEATEVIMNMEDSNVYTEEVTADNIESGAEIITDEIMTNDILQSGATVMQLQRKNSGEIQVIPVVLSLPDLTDTNEVNLATASIMYNN